The following are encoded together in the Solenopsis invicta isolate M01_SB chromosome 14, UNIL_Sinv_3.0, whole genome shotgun sequence genome:
- the LOC105207705 gene encoding uncharacterized protein LOC105207705 → MPRASWKLLFLSRLLLVSCGNDTIMARDYFMYKEVSNVVAFSCGGLESDVKFVRTFNDVFVLTSMWSLGSVDASSIRTVRKLLQSNYRNLGVYVDARCSGHNYTIIYSEATKAFLFDETHKWLILGRKLKDILKLLNDDSFGIVTDITIAIETVTGFDLYDVYNPCKARGGTLNVTTLGYWTEKSGVAIRLRQSKYERRSNLHGMKVKIGVLLPRKFYNLSTEAIVLDQDMKAKYGRSRFLYTILLHMADLFNFTMDIVEVDPRKRQDNSAPMFVAFQKKTVDISASPIVMKAERLRSGDIIGPVWPMRSCFLFRTISSASLKTKQFLRPLHIKVWYVVLGTMIGSTAILIILIRQQENVDSLSEACSICILFTIGAVSQQGSVFVPVHYASRIAFIHIMLFSVLILNYYSASIVSDRLKNVGVKMNDSLISLADSYLKVAAEPTPYIRSFLQTPEKEIRYFNAKRWDKLAESKRYLPLAEGLDRMAKGGLAYHTSIESAYPYIENHFTPRMICELTEVHLFRAVLALWGRHRSPFTPLLRIGLTKMYDVGIRRRQLKFWSARKPLCPRNVLVAEPLSIQEATPIFVFIGIAATLSLVICIMENLVFWLGPRLFACKLDVSQSPQNFYFFHSDMCRNLKLKHSGTYVALFLAFSRFTCNVNAGDSDFIRDYFVNKATRYVVGFSCGDFTSDFYFMKSLSRAGIFTIIRKHDSSINLQRFLSTDAWSLGVVVDLRCRNESAVAIFAETSKYRMYDYSYHWLVLGSKLSMSVPLLNDSAYSMTTNFVLAIMNGSGYDLYDVFNHCKYRGGTLNVTKLGSWRQGEGLIITLTQPLVERRANMHGMTLKMSGVIQYRPKNMRLEDYMHDANTRSLDSMHKFLYAMITHTAELFNFSVHASEIIYWDRHSVHGLIFEILQTNYIDFGSNPRIMVSERLNYASLIGAAWPIRPCFMLLSTTSSNIKLEVFFKPFSIYTWYLSAVFIVLFICVMRIIIRREETREAEETRIEKYSNAVILTIGITAQQGANFFPKRIPGRIAFLQILLFNWIMYNYYSGSIVSARLSEPLDMMEDDVTVLADSDLKIAAEAVPYLNYFLYKLSEESTYFRKKRWDPLPESKRYLPLEEGMKQVSEGTLAYHTDPNTAYPYVEQMFDPSKICALTEIHLFKQSTMGMYASHNGQFTEMAKIGLYKMFNTGLRDRQIKYWSSRKPQCTLDTLSTRSISVYETAPALILLFFGLLVGSMICIAENIIYYRFMREEMLTRMSSNDGDGGGNGGNGDSGDGRDDDGGNGGGGRDNSGGNAEETNSNVDAQSCSWSVISTPRERMRPMYLCIFLLQAFIVVANAQTSQIIRDYFVYKNVTRVAGFSCGDVDEDLLTLKLLNNVGISTAIKPAGLQQIDIPRYLDTDRTMGVFVDVRCPNQNYSGIFDEGSAHRMYDYSYSWLMFGNNLSHSLESLNDSSFSIVTDFVILLSNETDYVLYDVYNLCKIRGGVLNVTWLGSWQEDDGLAINLTDSRINRRRNYNRLRAKAAGIVLNRPEHVSLIDYLEGDSLEVMDNWPKFGHTILSHVANMYNFTMDLIEINHWEKNDSNGPVMGTLKRGEADLGYYPSILSIERYADARVIFPQWPSRTCFMFRTIPAMKMKPWIILKPFAADTWYMIVVMMVITIIILSCILKLERADDYGCSISALITVAALCQQGFPSLTDQSASRIAFIQITVFGLLVYNYYSAAIVSARLNEPLQKMNDSLYSLAHSKMQMAAEKNIFFNFLLRNKRPDVQYFKYFWDAVPEEKKFITLEDGVQAIKKGGFAYHADPDDIYPLIEQEFDKQMICQLTEVHLLQPSELGLWSNHKSHFHEICKRAFLKISTSGIRRREIRRRSARRPYCPSDEIFVSSVTIYEAAPILFLLLFGMIFSFAVLGIEHIIFYMINSKRISVITPDTKLNTKQHIKSDVKKGIKINKKNKVSLKDPPGNNVILVLPEASRLFEQVLMSKRYQNR, encoded by the exons ATGCCTCGTGCAAGTTGGAAGTTACTGTTTCTATCGCGTTTACTGCTCGTTTCCTGCGGAAACGACACTATTATGGCCCGAGACTACTTTATGTATAAAGAAGTCTCCAACGTCGTAGCGTTTTCTTGCGGTGGTCTCGAAA GCGATGTGAAATTCGTGAGGACATTCAACGACGTCTTTGTTCTCACGTCGATGTGGAGTCTCGGATCCGTGGATGCATCGTCGATACGTACCGTTAGGAAGCTTTTACAGAGTAACTATCGCAATTTGGGCGTATACGTGGATGCGCGATGCAGCGGTCATAATTACACCATAATATATTCCGAG GCTACGAAAGCTTTCTTGTTCGACGAAACGCACAAATGGCTGATTTTGGGACGAAAGTTGAAGGATATCTTGAAATTATTGAATGACGATTCCTTCGGTATAGTGACTGACATTACGATCGCCATAGAGACCGTCACCGGTTTCGATTTGTACGACGTGTACAATCCTTGCAAAGCACGCGGTGGTACCTTGAACGTGACCACTCTGGGTTACTGGACCGAAAAGTCTGGCGTGGCAATCAGACTGAGACAATCAAAGTACGAGAGAAGATCTAACTTGCACGGTATGAAGGTGAAAATTGGAGTCTTG CTACCGCGTAAGTTCTACAATTTATCCACGGAGGCTATAGTGCTGGATCAAGACATGAAGGCCAAGTACGGCCGATCCCGGTTCCTGTACACAATCTTGTTACACATGGCCGACCTCTTTAACTTTAC CATGGATATCGTGGAAGTggatccgagaaagcggcaggatAATTCCGCACCGATGTTCGtcgcttttcaaaaaaagaCGGTAGACATCTCGGCCAGTCCGATCGTGATGAAGGCGGAAAGATTGCGGTCGGGAGATATTATTGGGCCAGTGTGGCCGATGCG aTCGTGCTTTTTATTTCGAACGATATCCTCAGCGAGCCTAAAGACGAAGCAATTTTTGCGACCGTTACACATTAAAGTGTGGTACGTGGTACTCGGCACCATGATAGGCTCCACGGCCATTCTAATAATATTGATCAGACAGCAGGAAAATGTTGACAGTCTGTCGGAGGCCTGCAGCATTTGTATTCTTTTTACAATAGGTGCCGTTTCTCAGCAAG GTTCTGTGTTCGTTCCGGTACATTACGCGAGTCGCATAGCATTCATACACATCATGCTCTTCAGTGTACTAATCCTCAACTATTATTCGGCGAGCATCGTATCTGACAGACTGAAGAACGTAGGCGTGAAGATGAACGATTCGTTGATCAGCTTGGCGGACAGTTATCTGAAAGTGGCGGCCGAACCAACGCCATACATTCGTTCTTTTCTACAG ACACCGGAGAAGGAGATACGATACTTCAATGCGAAACGCTGGGACAAACTAGCGGAATCCAAGCGTTATCTGCCACTGGCGGAGGGTCTGGATCGCATGGCTAAGGGCGGCTTAGCCTATCACACATCGATCGAGTCCGCGTATCCGTATATCGAGAATCACTTCACTCCGCGGATGATATGCGAGCTGACGGAGGTCCATCTTTTTCGCGCGGTTCTCGCCCTTTGGGGCAGGCATAGGAGCCCGTTTACTCCGTTACTGAGAATCGG CTTGACCAAGATGTATGACGTGGGCATACGCAGGCGACAGCTGAAATTCTGGTCGGCAAGAAAGCCGCTTTGCCCGAGAAACGTCCTTGTCGCGGAACCGCTGTCGATCCAGGAAGCTACGCCCATTTTCGTATTCATTGGTATCGCCGCTACGCTGTCTCTCGTCATCTGCATAATGGAGAACCTCGTCTTTTGGCTAGGGCCCCG TTTATTCGCGTGCAAGCTTGACGTTTCACAAAGTCCGCAGAACTTTTACTTTTTCCACAGCGATATGTGTAGAAATCTGAAATTAAAGCACAGTGGAACATACGTGGCACTCTTCTTAGCTTTCTCGCGATTCACTTGCAACGTTAACGCAGGAGACAGCGACTTTATTCGTGACTATTTCGTCAACAAGGCAACGCGATATGTCGTGGGATTTTCTTGCGGGGATTTTACGA gtgatttttatttcatgaagTCGTTAAGTAGAGCCGGTATATTCACGATTATTCGAAAACACGATTCAAGTATCAACTTACAACGATTCTTGAGCACTGATGCCTGGAGTTTGGGGGTTGTTGTAGATCTGCGTTGTCGTAACGAAAGTGCTGTGGCCATATTCGCAGag ACATCCAAGTACCGTATGTACGACTACTCGTATCACTGGCTGGTTCTGGGATCGAAACTGAGCATGAGTGTCCCGCTCTTAAACGATAGCGCTTACAGCATGACGACTAATTTTGTGCTCGCAATAATGAACGGCAGCGGCTACGATCTTTATGACGTTTTTAATCATTGCAAGTATCGCGGAGGTACGTTAAATGTGACGAAGCTGGGCTCGTGGCGACAAGGAGAAGGTCTGATTATCACCCTGACTCAACCCCTAGTTGAGAGAAGGGCTAATATGCACGGCATGACGTTGAAGATGTCGGGCGTG ATACAATATAGGCCGAAGAACATGCGATTGGAGGATTATATGCACGACGCTAACACCAGGTCTTTGGACAGCATGCACAAGTTCCTATACGCGATGATCACTCACACGGCCGAGCTCTTCAATTTCAG tgTACATGCTTCGGAGATTATTTATTGGGATCGTCACAGCGTCCATGGCTTGATATTCGAGATATTACAAACGAATTACATCGACTTTGGCAGTAATCCTAGGATTATGGTATCAGAGAGATTAAATTACGCCTCCCTGATTGGCGCGGCGTGGCCAATTCG ACCTTGCTTCATGTTGCTGTCCACCACGTCGAGTAACATCAAGCTCGAGGTTTTCTTTAAGCCGTTTTCGATTTATACTTGGTATCTGAGTGCCGTATTCATCGTGTTGTTCATATGCGTAATGAGAATAATAATAAGACGAGAGGAGACGAGAGAAGCAGAAGAAACTCGAATAGAGAAATATTCCAATGCCGTAATCCTTACTATCGGCATTACCGCTCAGCAAg GCGCAAATTTCTTTCCCAAACGTATCCCGGGCCGCATCGCTTTTCTGCAGATCCTCTTGTTTAACTGGATCATGTACAATTATTATTCGGGCAGTATAGTGTCGGCTCGTTTGAGCGAACCGCTCGATATGATGGAGGATGATGTGACGGTTCTAGCGGATAGCGATCTGAAGATCGCGGCGGAAGCTGTGCCCTATCTCAACTACTTTCTATAT AAACTCAGCGAGGAATCAACTTACTTCAGAAAGAAGCGTTGGGATCCTCTGCCGGAGTCGAAACGGTATTTGCCGCTGGAAGAAGGCATGAAGCAGGTCAGTGAGGGCACTCTGGCCTACCACACGGATCCGAATACGGCGTATCCTTACGTCGAACAGATGTTCGATCCGAGTAAGATCTGCGCATTAACGGAGATCCATCTATTCAAGCAATCCACCATGGGTATGTACGCCAGTCACAATGGTCAATTCACAGAGATGGCGAAAATTGg GCTATACAAGATGTTCAATACGGGGTTACGTGATCGACAGATAAAATATTGGTCGAGCAGAAAACCTCAATGTACACTCGATACATTGTCCACGAGAAGCATATCCGTATACGAGACCGCCCCGGCTTTAATTCTGCTATTTTTCGGTCTACTCGTCGGATCTATGATATGCATCGCCGAGAATATCATATACTATCGATTTATGAG AGAAGAAATGCTGACACGAATGAGCAGCAACGATGGTGACGGCGGAGGCAACGGTGGCAACGGTGACAGCGGTGATGGTCGTGACGATGATGGTGGCAATGGGGGCGGAGGCCGAGACAATAGCGGCGGCAACGCGGAAGAGACG AACAGTAACGTCGACGCTCAATCTTGTAGTTGGAGTGTCATTAGTACGCCAAGAGAAAGGATGCGCCCAATGTATTTGTGCATTTTTCTCTTACAAGCGTTCATCGTCGTCGCAAACGCGCAAACCAGCCAAATCATTCGAGACTACTTCGTCTACAAGAACGTAACCAGAGTGGCAGGATTCTCTTGCGGAGACGTGGATG AAGATCTCCTTACGTTAAAACTGTTGAACAATGTCGGGATATCCACGGCGATTAAACCGGCTGGATTGCAGCAGATCGATATACCGAGATATCTCGACACCGACCGAACTATGGGGGTATTTGTGGACGTACGATGTCCAAATCAGAATTATAGCGGCATTTTTGACGAA gGTTCAGCCCATCGCATGTACGATTATTCGTATTCCTGGCTGATGTTCGGAAATAATTTGAGCCACAGTTTAGAGAGTTTGAACGACAGTAGCTTTAGCATCGTCACAGATTTTGTAATCTTGTTATCGAACGAAACTGATTACGTTCTCTACGACGTATACAATCTTTGTAAAATACGCGGTGGAGTGCTCAACGTTACATGGCTCGGGAGTTGGCAAGAGGACGACGGGCTCGCAATCAATCTGACCGATTCGAGGATCAACAGACGACGAAATTACAATAGATTGCGAGCCAAGGCGGCCGGAATC GTGTTGAACAGACCAGAGCACGTGAGTTTGATAGATTATTTGGAGGGCGACAGTCTTGAGGTCATGGATAATTGGCCGAAATTCGGACACACCATTCTCTCGCATGTCGCCAATATGTACAATTTCAC CATGGACCTTATTGAGATCAATCACTGGGAAAAGAATGACAGTAATGGTCCCGTGATGGGCACCTTAAAGAGGGGCGAAGCTGATTTGGGCTATTATCCGTCCATCCTGTCGATCGAGAGATATGCCGACGCGCGTGTCATTTTTCCACAATGGCCCTCGCG TACCTGTTTCATGTTTCGTACCATACCGGCGATGAAGATGAAACCCTGGATAATACTGAAGCCGTTCGCGGCGGACACGTGGTACATGATCGTCGTGATGATGgtgattacaattattatctTGTCCTGCATACTGAAACTAGAACGCGCCGACGATTATGGTTGCAGCATTTCGGCGTTGATTACTGTGGCTGCATTGTGTCAACAAG GTTTCCCTTCTCTCACTGACCAATCGGCTAGTCGAATTGCCTTCATTCAGATCACGGTATTCGGGCTGttggtatataattattattcggCGGCGATAGTGTCGGCCAGATTGAATGAGCCTCTTCAAAAGATGAATGACTCGCTATATTCGCTGGCGCACAGTAAGATGCAGATGGCGGCCGAGAAAAATatcttcttcaattttttgttgCGG AATAAAAGACCAGACGTACAATATTTCAAGTACTTTTGGGACGCTGTAccagaagaaaagaaatttatcacGCTCGAAGATGGCGTGCAGGCAATAAAGAAAGGAGGCTTCGCCTATCACGCGGATCCGGACGACATCTATCCACTTATCGAACAAGAATTCGACAAGCAGATGATATGTCAGCTAACAGAGGTTCACCTCTTGCAGCCTTCCGAGTTGGGCCTGTGGTCCAATCATAAAAGTCACTTTCACGAAATTTGTAAAAGAGC ATTTCTGAAGATATCCACTTCGGGAATACGGCGACGAGAGATACGCCGTCGATCGGCAAGAAGGCCTTATTGCCCGAGTGACGAGATCTTCGTTTCCAGTGTGACCATTTACGAAGCGGCACCAATCTTGTTTCTTTTGCTCTTTGGCATGATTTTTTCATTCGCCGTATTAGGTATCGAGCACATTATCTTCTACATGATAAATTCGAAACGAATATCAGTAATTACACCAGATACTAAACTAAACACTAAACAGCATATTAAATCAGACGTTAAAAAAGGCATtaaaatcaataagaaaaataaggtATCACTAAAAGATCCACCTGGAAATAACGTTATTCTGGTACTCCCAGAAGCGAGTCGTCTCTTCGAACAAGTGTTAATGTCGAAACGATATCAGAATAGGTAA